The Procambarus clarkii isolate CNS0578487 chromosome 24, FALCON_Pclarkii_2.0, whole genome shotgun sequence genome includes a region encoding these proteins:
- the LOC123761569 gene encoding uncharacterized protein yields the protein MVEEDHLGGDAGPRWIVEHRQHHQHRQQAVMAFIRGMLLGMLVLGGALALPDSQPYSSRLHHIREPSSGSNILPGPSQVLDAGWYSPAPNMSDLSEVPNAGEHSQVLATGGPSQTSDTYSPSEHLNISEPSGVHETKAPPPTTLQVAPPSAAGDVWGGESSHSLHRPVKIPEDNRTGTVQPGNVDFVDEKLSSNNIHPEDSQSKAKLPRSRHTINELSQATDVLQERAEDSEVPRQGFFQSFISSLRGIFRDSWLGSSSGSNTEASEDLLGLKVIRGEDESLSLPDGRGDDRDTHGGGNKGGKKGGRDSEVDDDPERTREERRAHVNKRYQESPDIGEDEPGTSSKVLRRVRRQDDEGDGGGGDEGDGGGGDEGDGGDDSGGDDDESYADDGGDEYAENQEGDAEDNVEGDSDILPEGDNADGEEYAEDGGESEATEEYSEGDEYDAEYSGDENIEEYDDYSGDYGESDYSGDYSEGDNSGDYEDDYSGDYESDYSGDYEGDYSGDYEGDYSGDYEGDYSGDYEGDYNDGDYNEDYNADGGEDGDESEKSSQNTADGALAGGGGDGGGDGGGGGGSGGAGSGGAGGDKSNNAGSGGGGKESGGAVDEDIKKGGNDDYYDYYGDYNYEDYYDDPAGGAGGGGGGGGEDLDPRQTQGDSETSLQEGAGGETDYGDLFTGGGGGSGGSSVGGTGGKGSSNMDNYEVSSAGGGYGKVSSGLGDSGTSSGSGVLDYGMTSGGDVTKGSNGLGDYGIPSSGEAYAAGSSGLVGHGMSSGNGGSGYNGERTVAFAGGVGESVPGGYGTPSNGYGYVHGTPSNGNGFLYGTPSNGNGNLYGTPSTGNGYVYGTPINGNGYVYNGNQTMPIIGGVADRLGGVAGGGGTGLPAGGVGESGLINVQLALPPGFTTPAPLSGITDTGSSRISMTGMGFTDVSQIPRGVEVVSGRRGETIIQIPPGVRWKDVKNSISDRNARNKWRSILTTVRSLRHQSPQRGSPNIRITPVDQGLEAPSEVSLAAVQQLIDGMPLPRLHQTRRRLQQLLTQTRRSQLNMMLEVRGGLLAAPPARVTLLTSRDGTQVVTIPNTLKWVDVKDAFATPQEKKIWKQIFDARNANKRLMQGNVSEIRQSIWAVADMINKESDTPRSLRAGTAGSRANKQRKLLFGERKMGRRKNGKNANYLKDMRNGTASKLMHQEGKFKKNSKKSRKGRKRKRKNRRRKKNPRKLFPKKNGKYGLNSIDPQTSRGQLSLKGTPNQNKMNVIKKQKQRKRVRKGNKRKNNPNTKRKPKVKKNKAKNNIANISKTKMTRRKKKKNLRKMKNSKRKGHKNKNKQMTENKRRQQLKFIKLAKQKKTRLTDLGEQNVARKPPRARDPRPVNSIIKSTLNKNGDNKLLKTMKEKNKPNNHKTKSDKPKKSKKKANKRKKNKKKSNQRKKYKTKPQQFKEIRLKATKKGNKLRDNTVLKTNQLLGAKTLRAPVTNLRHVQDAVTRLGPDNQMKKVKKLRKRKKKMRKNKKIKVKRGKKVKMGKKLKTGKKLKMGKKLKTGKKLKMGKKVKIGKKFKKGKQVKMGNIVKKGKKVKKGKKVKIGKKVKKGKKIKMGKKVKKGKNVKLGKRVKMEKKVKKGKKLKMGKIMKGKKAKNGKVKKRKKVKIGKKVKNKKMGKDGKNKKMGKNRKNKKMGKNGKNKKTGKNGKLNKFKKDKNKKINNNDIFTLGSSGVGGGGGSPFSSSSSSSSFYASSSSLLNPSLTTVDQKKDQVDWLATGTKDRRRDQHKLAAADNIFSSLLPDHGAAANNWWKKDKKNKKGNKNKGNKKANKNKKNKKDKQNKGKNKKNKGKNSLAWF from the exons ATGGTGGAGGAGGACCATCTGGGAGGCGACGCTGGACCACGATGGATCGTTGAACATCGCCAACATCACCAACATCGCCAACAAGCAGTGATGGC ATTTATCCGTGGGATGCTGCTAGGGATGCTGGTGCTTGGAGGTGCCCTTGCTCTCCCCGACTCCCAGCCCTACTCCAGCCGTCTCCACCACATACGGGAACCCTCTTCGGGCTCAAatatcctgcctgggccttctcagGTCCTGGATGCAGGCTGGTATTCTCCAGCACCCAATATGAGTGACCTCTCTGAGGTTCCTAATGCAGGCGAGCACTCACAGGTCCTCGCTACAGGTGGGCCATCGCAAACCTCCGACACATATAGTCCCTCTGAACACTTGAACATAAGTGAACCCTCCGGCGTACACGAGACAAAGGCCCCGCCTCCGACGACACTGCAAGTGGCGCCACCTTCTGCCGCTGGCGACGTCTGGGGCGGCGAGTCTTCACACAGTCTTCATCGTCCTGTCAAG ATACCAGAGGACAATCGGACGGGCACTGTCCAGCCCGGTAACGTGGATTTCGTAGACGAGAAGCTTTCCAGTAATAATATCCATCCAGAAGACTCTCAGAGCAAAGCCAAACTTCCTCGTTCCCGTCACACTATCAACGAACTGTCTCAGGCCACTGACGTTCTTCAGGAGCGTGCTGAAGACAGTGAAGTCCCCAGACAAGGATTCTTTCAATCCTTCATCTCATCTTTAAGAGGAATCTTCAGAGACTCCTGGCTGGGAAGTTCGTCTGGCAGCAACACGGAGGCTTCTGAAGACCTCCTGGGGTTGAAGGTCATAAGAGGTGAAGACGAGAGTCTCTCCTTGCCTGACGGACGGGGAGATGACAGAGATACCCACGGTGGTGGTAATAAGGGCGGGAAGAAAGGTGGGAGAGACAGCGAGGTGGATGACGACCCGGAGAGAACGAGAGAAGAGAGACGCGCGCATGTCAACAAAAGATACCAAGAGTCGCCGGATATTGGCGAAGACGAGCCAGGGACTTCGAGTAAGGTGCTCAGGAGAGTTCGCCGACAGGATGAcgagggtgacggtggtggtggtgacgagggtgatggtggtggtggtgacgagggtgacggtggtgacgatagtggtggtgatgatgatgagtctTACGCTGACGACGGTGGTGATGAGTATGCGGAAAATCAAGAAGGGGATGCTGAAGATAATGTTGAAGGTGATAGTGATATATTGCCGGAAGGTGATAATGCCGATGGCGAGGAGTATGCTGAAGATGGCGGTGAAAGCGAAGCCACAGAAGAATACAGTGAAGGTGACGAATATGATGCCGAATACAGTGGCGATGAAAATATCGAAGAGTATGACGACTATTCCGGTGACTATGGTGAAAGTGACTACTCGGGTGATTATAGTGAAGGTGACAACTCCGGGGACTATGAAGATGACTACTCCGGCGACTATGAAAGTGACTATTCCGGCGACTATGAAGGTGACTACTCCGGCGACTATGAAGGTGACTATTCCGGCGACTATGAAGGTGACTACTCCGGCGACTATGAAGGTGACTATAATGATGGCGATTATAATGAAGATTACAATGCTGATGGTGGCGAAGATGGTGATGAGTCTGAGAAGAGCAGCCAGAATACTGCTGATGGAGcgttggccggtggtggtggtgacggtggtggtgacggtggtggtggtggtggcagtggtggggctgGTAGCGGCGGTGCTGGTGGTGACAAGTCAAACAAcgctggcagtggtggtggcggcaaaGAGAGCGGTGGCGCCGTTGACGAAGACATAAAAAAAGGCGGGAACGACGACTATTACGACTACTACGGTGACTACAATTACGAGGACTACTACGACGACCCCGCTGgtggtgcaggaggaggaggaggtggtggtggcgaggactTGGACCCCAGACAAACCCAGGGAGACTCGGAGACCAGCCTGCAGGAGGGAGCAGGAGGAGAAACAGACTATGGAGATTtatttactggtggtggtggtggtagtggaggttctAGTGTAGGAGGTACTGGAGGTAAGGGCTCGAGTAATATGGACAACTATGAAGTGTCATCCGCTGGTGGCGGATATGGGAAAGTCTCCAGTGGTTTGGGAGATTCTGGAACATCGTCTGGAAGCGGTGTTCTTGATTATGGAATGACAAGTGGAGGGGATGTTACCAAGGGCTCGAATGGTCTTGGAGATTATGGAATTCCGTCCAGTGGTGAGGCTTATGCCGCAGGTTCCAGTGGTCTAGTTGGGCATGGAATGTCATCTGGTAATGGCGGGAGTGGATATAATGGTGAGCGGACGGTAGCTTTTGCCGGTGGCGTCGGCGAGAGTGTGCCCGGTGGATATGGAACACCGTCTAATGGTTATGGATACGTACATGGAACACCATCTAATGGAAATGGATTCCTGTATGGAACACCATCAAATGGCAATGGGAACTTATATGGAACACCGTCTACTGGTAATGGCTACGTATATGGAACACCAATTAATGGTAATGGCTACGTATATAATGGTAATCAAACTATGCCTATTATCGGAGGTGTTGCCGACAGACTTGGCGGCGTGGCTGGCGGCGGAGGGACGGGCTTGCCTGCCGGGGGTGTGGGCGAGAGCGGCCTCATCAACGTGCAGCTCGCCCTGCCCCCGGGCTTCACCACGCCCGCGCCTCTCTCTGGGATTACAGACACCGGGAGTTCCAGAATAAGCATGACTGGGATGGGCTTCACAGATGTCTCCCAAATTCCCCGCGGGGTGGAGGTCGTCTCAGGACGGAGGGGAGAGACCATTATACAG ATTCCGCCAGGCGTCAGGTGGAAGGACGTTAAGAACTCGATCTCCGACAGGAACGCTCGCAACAAGTGGCGCAGCATCTTGACCACCGTCAGGAGCCTTCGTCACCAGAGCCCACAGCGAGGGTCCCCTAACATCAGAATTACTCCCGTTGACCAGGGCTTGGAGGCGCCCTCCGAGGTGTCTCTGGCAGCAGTTCAGCAGCTTATAGACGGCATGCCTCTCCCGCGCCTTCATCAAACACGGAGACGCCTTCAGCAGCTCCTGACTCAGACCCGCAGGAGCCAACTGAACATGATGCTGGAGGTACGCGGGGGGCTCCTGGCGGCCCCTCCGGCCAGAGTGACTCTCCTCACATCCCGGGACGGAACTCAGGTGGTCACCATCCCCAATACACTCAAGTGGGTGGACGTGAAGGACGCCTTCGCTACCCCTCAGGAGAAGAAGATCTGGAAGCAGATCTTCGACGCGCGCAACGCcaacaagagactgatgcaggggAACGTGTCGGAGATCAGGCAGAGCATCTGGGCCGTGGCTGACATGATCAACAAGGAGTCAGATACCCCTAGAAGCCTCAGAGCTGGGACGGCAGGATCTAGAGCTAATAAACAAAGAAAGCTGTTGTTTGGAGAGAGGAAAATGGGTAGAAGGAAAAATGGGAAGAATGCTAATTATTTGAAAGATATGAGAAACGGAACTGCAAGCAAATTAATGCACCAGGAAGGAAAATTCAAGAAGAATTCAAAAAAATCCAGAAAAGGGAGAAAAAGGAAAAGAAAAAATAGGAGAAGAAAGAAGAACCCAAGAAAACTCTTCCCCAAGAAGAATGGAAAGTATGGACTGAACTCCATAGACCCGCAGACCTCCAGAGGGCAGCTCTCACTCAAGGGAACACCTAACCAAAACAAAATGAACGTCattaagaaacaaaaacagcgaaAGAGAGTCAGAAAGGGCAACAAGAGGAAAAACAATCCAAACACTAAAAGAAAACCGAAGGTAAAAAAGAACAAAGCGAAAAACAATATTGCCAACATAAGCAAGACAAAGATGACACGGAGGAAAAAGAAGAAAAACCTAAGAAAAATGAAGAATTCGAAGCGTAAAGGTCACaagaataaaaataaacaaatgaCGGAGAATAAGAGGAGGCAGCAATTGAAATTCATTAAATTAGCGAAGCAGAAGAAAACGAGACTGACTGATCTTGGAGAGCAAAATGTAGCGAGGAAGCCTCCCAGAGCCCGCGACCCCCGACCCGTCAACTCCATAATCAAATCCACGTTAAACAAAAATGGAGATAACAAATTATTAAAAACAATGAAAGAGAAGAACAAACCCAATAATCACAAGACCAAGTCTGATAAACCAAAGAAATCCAAGAAAAAGGCCAATAAAAgaaagaaaaataagaaaaagtCCAACCAGCGAAAGAAATACAAAACTAAACCCCAACAATTTAAGGAAATAAGGCTGAAAGCCACGAAGAAGGGAAATAAGCTGAGAGATAATACAGTACTTAAGACCAATCAGTTGCTGGGAGCTAAGACGCTCAGAGCCCCGGTCACTAATCTCAGACACGTCCAAGATGCCGTGACGAGGCTCGGGCCAGACAACCAAATGAAGAAGGTAAAGAAGCTTCGAAAGAGGAAGAAAAAGAtgaggaaaaataaaaaaataaaggtGAAAAGGGGGAAGAAAGTAAAAATGGGAAAGAAATTGAAAACGGGGAAGAAATTGAAAATgggaaagaaattgaaaacagggAAGAAATTGAAAATGGGAAAGAAAGTGAAAATAGGGAAGAAATTTAAAAAAGGGAAGCAGGTGAAAATGGGAAATATAGTAAAAAAAGGGAAGAAAGTCAAAAAAGGGAAGAAAGTCAAAATAGGGAAGAAAGTTAAAAAGGGGAAGAAAATAAAAATGGGAAAGAAAGTTAAAAAGGGGAAAAATGTGAAACTAGGGAAGAGAGTTAAAATGGAGAAGAAAGTTAAAAAGGGGAAGAAACTGAAAATGGGGAAGATAATGAAGGGGAAGAAAGCTAAAAATGGGAAGGtgaaaaagagaaagaaggtGAAAATTGGAAAGAAGGTAAAAAATAAGAAAATGGGAAAGGatggaaaaaataagaaaatgggAAAGaatagaaaaaataagaaaatgggAAAGAATGGAAAAAATAAGAAAACGGGAAAGAATGGAAAACTGAACAAGTTTAAAAaagataaaaacaaaaaaataaataataatgatatatttACGCTTGGGTCTTCCGGggtaggtggaggaggaggtagccccttctcttcttcctcctcctcctcctccttctacgcctcctcctcctccctccttaacCCAAGTCTCACCACCGTTGACCAGAAGAAAGACCAGGTCGACTGGCTGGCGACGGGGACCAAAGACCGGAGGAGAGACCAACACAAGCTGGCGGCCGCTGACAACATCTTCTCCAGCCTCCTCCCCGACCACGGCGCCGCTGCCAACAACTGGTGGAAGAAAGACAAGAAAAATAAGAAAGGCAACAAAAACAAGGGAAATAAAAAGGCCAACAAGAACAAGAAAAATAAGAAAGACAAACAAAACAAGGGAAAGAACAAGAAAAATAAGGGTAAAAACAGTCTTGCTTGGTTTTAA